A single window of Hyla sarda isolate aHylSar1 chromosome 2, aHylSar1.hap1, whole genome shotgun sequence DNA harbors:
- the LOC130357975 gene encoding protein spinster homolog 1-like, with amino-acid sequence MASPQDPLLKEEEEAMEDHSDMDVEKSDIPERQNLPSLSVMSTARSIITIVILAFVNLLIYANRSSVAGVLPYIQKAYDTNASLSGLLNTLFIGSYVLVAPIAGYLGDHCNKKYTVCAGVSVWLSMTLTLSFIPDGYFLLFLLTSGLVGAGEATFCTIAPSIIADLFTSDQRTRMLNVFYSVIPVGCGLGYIIGPKVTDAARGDWHWAFRVTPGLGLIAVALMILVTKELPRTTTNGKKNNKSQKFAKWATDLKKLFKNRSFMLTTMGSTAVSFIVGAIGVWGPSYLTHARTLLQEKDPCRAEPCENHDILIFGVVTVVSGILGVVAGTEISKRYRKSNPRADPLVCGCAMMLSAPFLLLALTFGNISLVATNIFIFIGETLLSVNFTLISDIILKVVTPWRRSSALAVQMTIYHLLGDAGSPYLIGLISDTYELGYAKSPLLKYRSLEYALMTCTIMAVIGGAFFMATALFIERDEKEAEMESEPPSSSSSSLLPADEDRASD; translated from the coding sequence atggcctctccacaagacccattgctgaaggaggaggaagaagcaatggaggaccatagtgatatggatgtagaaaagagcgatatccctgagaggcagaacctgccatctctaagcgtgatgtccaccgcacgttccatcatcaccatagtgatcctcgcctttgttaatttgctcatctatgcaaatcgctccagcgtggcgggggtgctgccttatatacagaaagcatatgacaccaatgctagtctgtccggcttattgaatacattgttcattggaagctacgtgctggtcgcaccaattgccggatatttgggcgaccactgtaataagaaatatactgtttgcgcaggagtcagcgtttggctgagcatgacacttaccctgtcattcatccctgacgggtacttcctgctcttcctgctgacgagtggactggttggggccggagaggcgactttctgcaccatcgccccctccatcattgcagacctttttacaagtgaccagcggacccgcatgctgaacgtgttttactccgtcatacctgtaggctgcggactaggatacatcatcgggcccaaagtgactgatgcagcaagaggcgattggcactgggcgtttcgggtcacccctggcctgggcctcatagctgtggctttgatgattttggtcacaaaggagcttccaagaacgactacaaacgggaagaagaacaacaaatcccagaagtttgccaaatgggcgacagatctgaaaaaactatttaaaaatcgaagcttcatgttaaccaccatgggatcgacggctgtatccttcatagtgggagccataggtgtatggggtccgtcatacctgacccatgcacgaacactcctacaagagaaggacccttgccgcgCTGAACCGTGTGAaaatcacgacatcctaatatttggtgtggttacagtcgtttccggcattctgggagttgtagcagggacggagataagtaaaagatatcgcaaatccaacccacgggcggacccgcttgtgtgtggatgcgcgatgatgctctccgccccttttcttctgttggcattgacttttggcaacatcagcctcgttgccaccaacatcttcatcttcatcggagagacgcttctgtcagtaaatttcaccctcatatctgacattatactaaaagtagtaactccgtggaggagatcttcagccctggccgtgcagatgacaatctatcacctcctaggtgacgccggcagcccgtacctcatcggcctgatatctgacacctacgaactaggatatgccaaatcccctcttctgaaataccgcagcctggagtatgccctcatgacctgcaccataatggcagtcatcggaggggccttcttcatggccacggccctatttatagagagggacgaaaaagaagcagagatggaatcagaacctccgtcatcctcctcctcctcactgcttcctgccgatgaggaccgcgcttcagactga